From a single Desulfobacteraceae bacterium genomic region:
- a CDS encoding K+/H+ antiporter subunit F, with the protein MLTIAIQAAFFCIGAALVLNFWRLCQGPGLPDRILALDTMAINTIALLVLLGIHQDLTEFFEAALLIAMMGFVGTVALCKYLLRGDIIE; encoded by the coding sequence ATGCTGACCATCGCCATCCAGGCGGCCTTCTTCTGCATCGGCGCCGCCCTGGTGCTGAACTTCTGGAGACTGTGTCAAGGCCCCGGCCTGCCCGACCGGATCCTGGCACTCGACACCATGGCCATCAACACCATCGCCCTGCTGGTCCTCCTGGGCATCCACCAGGACCTGACGGAATTCTTCGAAGCGGCCCTGCTGATCGCCATGATGGGCTTCGTCGGCACCGTGGCCCTGTGCAAGTACCTCCTGCGCGGCGACATCATCGAATAG